In Skermanella sp. TT6, one genomic interval encodes:
- a CDS encoding efflux RND transporter periplasmic adaptor subunit has translation MYRRQNWIRASERKSRHSPVPLVLAVASLTLLAACGDDEESAAEPIRPVRVVTVEKREAGETVTLTGQVQAQEEVSLSFRVGGRMIERPVNVGDRVEAGQVIARLDPESARNALQTARANLTAAMGQLTRVRNDYERQETLLAQGWTTRARYDQALEARQSAEAQLDAAQAQFNNAEDQLGYTELVADSAGSVTARGAETGEVVAAGRMIVQLARQGGRDAVFDVPARLIQSAPADPVITVALASDPAVSTTGRVREVAPQADPVTRTFQIRIGLHDPPEAMRLGSTVVGSMQLGGGGAIEIPASALTQSNRQPAVWIVDPASGTVALRNIDVDRFDLARVVVAQGLEPYDVVVTAGVQALRPGQQVRILGAAP, from the coding sequence ATGTACCGAAGACAGAACTGGATCCGTGCTTCCGAGCGGAAATCCCGACACTCGCCGGTGCCCCTGGTGCTCGCGGTCGCGTCGCTGACGCTGCTGGCGGCGTGCGGGGATGACGAGGAAAGCGCGGCCGAGCCGATCCGTCCCGTGCGGGTGGTGACGGTCGAGAAGCGCGAGGCGGGCGAGACGGTCACCCTGACGGGACAGGTCCAGGCGCAGGAGGAGGTCAGCCTGTCGTTCCGCGTCGGCGGACGGATGATCGAGCGACCGGTGAACGTGGGCGACCGGGTGGAGGCCGGCCAAGTCATCGCCCGGCTCGATCCCGAATCGGCGCGCAACGCCCTCCAGACGGCCCGCGCCAACCTGACGGCCGCCATGGGCCAGTTGACCAGGGTGCGCAACGATTACGAGCGGCAGGAAACCCTGCTGGCCCAGGGCTGGACGACCCGCGCGCGATACGACCAGGCGCTCGAAGCGAGGCAGTCCGCCGAGGCGCAACTCGATGCCGCCCAGGCCCAGTTCAACAACGCCGAGGACCAGCTGGGATACACCGAACTGGTCGCGGACAGCGCCGGGTCGGTCACCGCCCGCGGCGCCGAAACGGGCGAGGTCGTGGCGGCGGGCCGCATGATCGTGCAACTGGCCCGCCAGGGCGGGCGCGACGCCGTCTTCGACGTGCCGGCGCGGCTGATCCAGAGTGCGCCCGCCGACCCCGTCATCACGGTGGCGCTGGCCTCGGACCCGGCGGTGAGCACCACCGGCCGGGTGCGCGAGGTGGCGCCGCAGGCCGATCCCGTGACCCGGACTTTCCAGATCCGGATCGGCCTGCACGACCCGCCCGAGGCGATGCGGCTGGGCTCCACCGTCGTCGGGTCGATGCAACTGGGCGGGGGCGGGGCGATCGAGATTCCCGCCTCGGCCCTGACGCAGTCGAACCGCCAGCCCGCCGTCTGGATCGTCGATCCGGCCAGCGGCACCGTGGCGCTGCGCAACATCGACGTCGATCGCTTCGACCTGGCGCGGGTCGTCGTCGCGCAAGGGCTGGAGCCTTATGACGTCGTCGTCACGGCGGGAGTGCAGGCGCTCCGGCCGGGACAGCAGGTCCGCATCCTGGGGGCCGCACCGTGA
- a CDS encoding VacJ family lipoprotein gives MPRRPAAHLALVFLLAAGGCAGPAGTGRHEPPRRDLAAVSADPDRARDVLLVHDPLEGANRRIYKFNAQLDRYVLVPVVDAYKFVVPRFVRRRVSSFFQNLGEITTFTNSVLQASPDKATPTLGRFMINSTVGLFGLFDVATELGVPRQNADFGQTLGIWGVDAGPYLVLPALGPSNLRDAVGTAVDWATLAFAIPNSILDATAYDYVPYGIQQIDARYRVPFRYHSTGSPFEYELIRYGWMAKRDSQVNRDAPPPE, from the coding sequence TTGCCCCGGCGCCCCGCCGCGCATCTGGCCCTCGTCTTCCTGCTAGCGGCCGGCGGATGCGCCGGTCCGGCCGGGACCGGGCGGCATGAGCCGCCCCGCCGGGATCTGGCCGCGGTTTCGGCCGATCCGGACCGGGCCCGCGACGTCCTGCTCGTCCATGATCCGCTGGAGGGGGCCAACCGCCGCATCTACAAGTTCAACGCCCAGCTCGACCGGTATGTCCTCGTTCCGGTCGTGGACGCCTACAAGTTCGTCGTCCCCCGTTTCGTGCGCCGCAGGGTGTCGTCGTTCTTCCAGAACCTGGGCGAGATCACCACCTTCACCAACTCGGTGCTTCAGGCAAGCCCCGACAAGGCGACCCCGACGCTGGGCCGGTTCATGATCAACTCGACCGTCGGGCTGTTCGGCCTGTTCGACGTCGCCACCGAACTGGGCGTTCCGCGGCAGAATGCCGATTTCGGCCAGACCCTGGGCATCTGGGGCGTGGACGCCGGACCCTACCTGGTGCTGCCCGCCCTGGGCCCGTCCAACCTGCGCGACGCGGTCGGAACGGCGGTGGACTGGGCGACCCTCGCTTTCGCCATCCCGAACTCGATCCTGGACGCCACCGCCTATGACTACGTTCCCTATGGAATCCAGCAGATCGATGCCCGCTACCGCGTGCCCTTCCGGTACCATTCGACGGGGTCGCCCTTCGAATACGAATTGATCCGCTATGGCTGGATGGCCAAGCGGGATAGCCAGGTGAACCGCGATGCTCCGCCTCCCGAATGA
- a CDS encoding efflux RND transporter permease subunit, with amino-acid sequence MSGFNLSEWSIRNPSLVVFFMIGIVVSGTLSFLKLGRAEDPVFTIRTMVVQAQWPGATLDDTLQQVTERLERTLQEVSNLDRLRSYTVAGTTVIFVDLVGSAQGQAVADTWYDVRKKVADMRHTLPEGVVGPGFNDDFGDTFGIIYGFTAEGFTHRELRDHVEEVRSRLLLVPDVSKIEILGEQDERIFVDFSAETLAGLGVDPGALIAALQAQNMVRPAGVLRTGEEALSLQVSGAFESERDILDVNFVAAGRMLRLRDLAEVRRAYADPPQPAFRVNGEPALGLAIAMRDGGDILALGDNIAAEMASIVADLPIGIQAELVADQASTVDEAVSDFTTSLWQAILIVLAVSFLALGVRAGTVVAIAIPLTLAIVFPVMDLVDIDLQRVSLGALIIALALLVDDALTTIDAMTRRLAAGDPMNVAAVYAYKTLAFAMLAGTLVTIAGFVPIGFAQSSAGEYTFSIFAVVGIALIASWFVAMIFAPLLGTMLLRPPRAAVGTEPNFVLRAYRRVLAAAIRARWLTIGVTLGFFVLSVLLLGLVPRQFFPPSDRVELLVDLRLPQNASIHATQSAVERFDARLREDPDIESWSSYVGRGAIRFYLPLNVQLANPFVGQSVIVTKSIEARERLQPRLEQLLAEEFPDVVGRVYPLELGPPVGWPLQYRVSGPDPVEVREIALRLAQVVATAPETRRINFDWMETARELRIRIDQDEARRLGLSSAATSSVLNTAISGTTVTQVRDGIYLVNVLAREIRGQTLSVETLRTLEVSLPNGRAVPLKQFATFEYGQDHPLVWRRDRVPTLTVQADVAGGILPESVIDELAPKIAELSATLPKGHRIEVGGIAEESADSRASVFAVVPLMLFLVLTVLMVQLRSFQRLILVLSVVPLGLIGVVLALLAFGQPLGFVAILGVLALVGMIAKNAVILIEQIEAERKSGMGVTDAVIEASSSRFRPIMLTAASTVLGLIPIAFTVFWGAMAFAIMGGLLVASLLTLVFLPTLYVTWFAGRERKLEGST; translated from the coding sequence GTGAGCGGCTTCAACCTGTCCGAGTGGTCGATCAGGAACCCCTCGCTGGTCGTCTTCTTCATGATCGGCATCGTCGTGTCCGGAACCCTGTCGTTCCTGAAGCTCGGCCGGGCGGAGGACCCGGTCTTCACGATCCGCACCATGGTGGTGCAGGCCCAGTGGCCGGGTGCTACGCTGGACGACACGCTTCAGCAGGTGACCGAGCGGCTCGAACGGACGCTGCAAGAGGTTTCCAACCTCGACCGGCTGCGCAGCTACACCGTCGCCGGGACGACCGTGATCTTCGTGGACCTCGTGGGAAGCGCCCAGGGGCAGGCGGTGGCCGACACCTGGTACGATGTGCGCAAGAAGGTCGCCGACATGCGCCACACCCTGCCCGAGGGCGTCGTCGGGCCGGGCTTCAACGACGATTTCGGCGACACGTTCGGCATCATCTACGGCTTCACCGCCGAGGGCTTCACGCACCGCGAGCTGCGCGACCATGTGGAGGAGGTCCGCTCCCGCCTCCTGCTCGTGCCGGACGTCTCGAAGATCGAGATCCTGGGCGAGCAGGACGAGCGTATCTTCGTCGATTTCTCGGCGGAGACGCTGGCCGGGCTCGGGGTCGATCCGGGCGCGCTGATCGCGGCGCTCCAGGCCCAGAACATGGTGAGACCCGCCGGCGTGCTGCGCACCGGCGAGGAGGCGCTGTCCCTCCAGGTCTCGGGCGCCTTCGAATCCGAGCGGGACATCCTGGACGTCAACTTCGTGGCGGCGGGCCGCATGCTGCGGCTGCGCGATCTCGCCGAAGTCCGTCGCGCCTATGCCGACCCGCCGCAGCCGGCCTTCCGGGTGAACGGCGAGCCGGCGCTCGGGCTCGCGATCGCGATGCGCGACGGCGGCGACATCCTGGCGCTGGGCGATAATATCGCGGCCGAGATGGCCAGCATCGTCGCCGACCTGCCGATCGGCATCCAGGCCGAGCTGGTGGCCGATCAGGCGAGCACCGTGGACGAGGCGGTCTCCGACTTCACCACCTCCCTGTGGCAGGCGATCCTCATCGTGCTGGCCGTCAGCTTCCTGGCGCTCGGCGTCCGCGCCGGGACCGTGGTGGCGATCGCCATACCGCTGACGCTGGCCATCGTCTTCCCGGTGATGGATCTGGTCGACATCGACCTTCAGCGCGTCTCCCTGGGTGCGCTGATCATCGCGCTGGCATTGCTGGTGGACGACGCCTTGACGACCATCGACGCGATGACGCGGCGGCTCGCGGCCGGCGACCCGATGAACGTGGCGGCGGTATACGCCTACAAGACGCTGGCCTTCGCCATGCTGGCCGGGACGCTGGTGACGATCGCGGGCTTCGTTCCGATCGGATTCGCGCAGAGTTCGGCCGGCGAGTATACTTTCTCGATCTTCGCCGTCGTCGGGATCGCGCTGATCGCCTCATGGTTCGTCGCGATGATCTTCGCGCCCCTCCTGGGCACCATGCTGCTGCGCCCGCCCAGGGCGGCCGTCGGCACGGAGCCGAACTTCGTGCTGCGGGCGTATCGCCGCGTGCTGGCCGCGGCGATCCGGGCGCGCTGGCTGACGATCGGGGTCACGCTCGGCTTCTTCGTCCTCTCGGTCCTGCTGCTGGGCCTGGTTCCCCGGCAGTTCTTCCCGCCGTCGGACCGCGTCGAGCTTCTGGTCGATCTCCGGCTGCCGCAGAACGCGTCGATCCATGCCACGCAGAGCGCGGTCGAGCGGTTCGACGCGCGCCTGCGCGAGGACCCCGACATCGAGAGCTGGAGCAGCTATGTCGGGCGCGGCGCCATCCGCTTCTACCTGCCGCTGAACGTCCAGCTGGCCAACCCCTTCGTCGGCCAGTCCGTGATCGTGACCAAAAGCATCGAGGCGCGCGAGCGGCTGCAACCCCGGCTTGAGCAGCTGCTGGCCGAGGAGTTCCCCGACGTGGTCGGGCGCGTCTACCCGCTGGAACTCGGCCCGCCCGTGGGCTGGCCGCTCCAGTACCGCGTCAGCGGTCCCGATCCCGTCGAGGTGCGCGAGATCGCCCTCCGGCTGGCGCAGGTCGTGGCGACCGCCCCGGAGACGCGGCGGATCAACTTCGACTGGATGGAGACCGCTCGCGAGCTGCGCATCCGGATCGACCAGGACGAGGCGCGGCGCCTGGGCCTGAGCTCCGCGGCGACATCCTCCGTGCTGAACACCGCGATTTCCGGGACGACGGTCACCCAGGTGCGGGACGGGATCTATCTGGTCAACGTCCTGGCGCGGGAGATCCGGGGGCAGACCCTTTCCGTGGAAACGCTGCGCACCCTCGAAGTGTCCCTGCCGAACGGGCGCGCCGTCCCGCTGAAGCAGTTCGCGACGTTCGAGTACGGGCAGGACCATCCGCTGGTCTGGCGCCGCGATCGGGTGCCGACGCTGACGGTACAGGCGGACGTGGCGGGCGGCATCCTGCCGGAATCGGTCATCGACGAGTTGGCCCCGAAGATCGCGGAACTGTCAGCCACCCTGCCGAAGGGTCACCGCATCGAGGTCGGCGGCATCGCGGAGGAAAGCGCCGACAGCCGCGCGTCGGTCTTCGCCGTCGTGCCGCTGATGCTGTTCCTCGTGCTGACCGTGCTGATGGTCCAGCTCAGGAGTTTCCAGCGGCTGATCCTCGTGCTGAGCGTGGTGCCGCTGGGGCTGATCGGCGTCGTCCTGGCGCTGCTGGCGTTCGGTCAGCCGCTCGGCTTCGTCGCCATCCTGGGCGTCCTCGCCCTGGTCGGCATGATCGCGAAGAACGCGGTGATCCTGATCGAGCAGATCGAGGCGGAGCGCAAGTCGGGAATGGGCGTGACGGACGCCGTGATCGAGGCGAGCAGTTCCCGGTTCCGCCCGATCATGCTGACGGCGGCCTCCACCGTGCTCGGCCTCATCCCGATCGCGTTCACGGTGTTCTGGGGGGCGATGGCCTTCGCGATCATGGGCGGCCTGCTCGTCGCCTCGCTGCTGACGCTCGTCTTCCTGCCGACGCTGTACGTGACGTGGTTCGCCGGCCGGGAGCGGAAGCTGGAGGGGTCGACATGA
- a CDS encoding patatin-like phospholipase family protein, translated as MAIRKVAIACQGGGTHAAFTWGVLRTILATKKSWDANPQDGDTFRIIALSGTSAGALCAFATWYGLAPNTADADCGTIDKAVERLDHLWTTFAATTPAETALNQIVGTLLHWKSRGMPFPGSNPYDPKADLGLTSLSMMGARQEYLGFPALLKAVCPDFDSIDWPRLAKADLRIIVGAIEVLSGNFEIFDSDKTLEQMGLLPDGREIDQYDIVRWRMRRSISLEGVAASGTLPEVLPAQVIGDMTFPTCDTGRTVTRNGYYWDGLYSRNPPVRDLLDAATREEKPDEIWIVRINPQEFRPASLNISLEDIDDRVNDLAGNLSLGQELDGIMTVNQWIRRYGDSHPPLDTRKIIDVRTIKMTRETAWGLKHTSKFDRSPAHFARLREEGERVAERWLADWRALGNDFERYPNDARYPETA; from the coding sequence ATGGCCATCAGAAAGGTCGCGATCGCCTGCCAGGGCGGGGGCACGCATGCCGCGTTCACCTGGGGCGTGCTGAGGACGATCCTGGCGACGAAAAAGAGCTGGGACGCGAACCCGCAGGATGGCGACACCTTCAGGATCATCGCGCTCAGCGGCACCTCGGCCGGCGCGCTGTGCGCGTTCGCGACATGGTACGGCCTGGCTCCCAACACGGCCGACGCAGACTGCGGTACGATCGACAAGGCCGTCGAGCGTCTGGATCATCTCTGGACGACGTTCGCCGCGACCACCCCGGCCGAAACCGCCCTCAACCAGATCGTCGGCACGCTCCTGCACTGGAAATCGCGGGGCATGCCGTTTCCCGGCTCCAATCCCTACGACCCCAAGGCCGATCTGGGTCTCACCAGCCTGTCGATGATGGGCGCCCGCCAGGAATACCTGGGCTTCCCGGCTCTCCTCAAGGCGGTGTGCCCGGATTTCGACTCGATCGACTGGCCGCGGCTGGCGAAGGCCGATCTGCGGATCATCGTCGGCGCCATCGAGGTTCTCAGCGGCAACTTCGAGATCTTCGACAGCGACAAGACCCTTGAGCAGATGGGCCTGCTGCCGGACGGGCGGGAGATCGACCAGTACGACATCGTCCGGTGGCGGATGCGCCGATCGATATCGCTGGAGGGCGTGGCGGCCTCGGGTACGCTTCCCGAAGTCCTGCCGGCGCAGGTCATCGGCGACATGACGTTCCCGACATGCGACACGGGCAGGACCGTCACCCGCAATGGCTATTATTGGGACGGCCTGTACTCACGCAATCCGCCCGTGCGGGATCTGCTGGACGCCGCGACCAGGGAGGAAAAGCCTGACGAGATCTGGATCGTCCGGATAAATCCTCAGGAGTTCCGTCCCGCTTCGTTGAACATCAGCCTCGAAGACATCGACGATCGGGTGAACGACCTGGCCGGCAACCTGTCCCTGGGTCAGGAACTGGACGGCATCATGACGGTCAACCAGTGGATCAGGAGGTACGGGGACAGTCATCCGCCGCTGGACACCCGCAAGATCATCGATGTCCGGACGATCAAGATGACACGCGAGACCGCCTGGGGCCTCAAGCACACCTCCAAGTTCGACCGCAGCCCCGCCCATTTCGCGAGGCTCCGCGAGGAGGGCGAAAGGGTCGCGGAACGGTGGCTGGCGGACTGGAGGGCGCTCGGCAACGACTTCGAACGGTATCCCAACGACGCACGGTATCCCGAAACCGCCTGA
- a CDS encoding alpha/beta fold hydrolase — MTSPARILVAALCLLLAAGCAQRPPPGGGDPSPGPPATLPYDYPFDNPWTATVLGTPAEFRVQLPADARVVRRELKVFEAREVPEGFWHTDRLRYSTLLQDHEAPLVFVIAGTGADDQSRHMLMLGQVLHAAGMHVVLLPSPTHANFIVNASTTRLPGYPESDAADLHGLMRLIDGRLRRSVGISRYYLTGYSLGGWHAAHVAKLDDEMPGLGQAGFGFDRVLLINPPLSVYRSVKEIDAMLVRGLPDGIYGLDAFLNRAVTRLAAYPGADALDFQDPDLKIEAYRRLSPSDDQLATAIGLAFRLSAANLVFTSDVMTGAGYIFPRDLPFLSTTPLSEYLAVALRTSLLDYFDDMLADTYLDREPGRTRQDLLDGTSLSAIGEWLSHEDRIWLMTNRDDVILAPGDLDGLLRLFGPRARIFPNGGHMGNLQHRAVAAFMADFFSR; from the coding sequence GTGACCTCGCCGGCTCGCATCCTGGTCGCGGCGCTCTGCCTGCTCCTCGCGGCCGGCTGCGCGCAGCGCCCGCCGCCGGGCGGGGGCGATCCCAGCCCCGGCCCGCCCGCCACCCTGCCTTATGACTATCCCTTCGACAATCCCTGGACCGCGACGGTGCTGGGCACGCCGGCGGAGTTCCGGGTCCAGCTCCCGGCGGACGCCAGGGTCGTCCGGCGGGAGCTCAAGGTCTTCGAAGCCAGGGAGGTGCCCGAAGGGTTCTGGCACACCGACCGCCTCCGCTATTCGACCCTTCTTCAGGACCACGAGGCGCCGCTGGTCTTCGTGATCGCGGGTACCGGCGCCGACGACCAGTCCCGCCATATGCTGATGCTCGGCCAGGTGCTGCATGCGGCCGGAATGCATGTCGTCCTTCTTCCGTCGCCGACGCATGCGAACTTCATCGTAAACGCCAGCACGACGCGGTTGCCGGGGTATCCGGAATCGGACGCCGCCGACCTGCACGGCCTCATGCGCCTGATCGACGGCCGGCTTCGAAGATCCGTCGGGATTTCCCGATACTACCTGACCGGCTACAGCCTGGGCGGGTGGCATGCCGCTCACGTCGCGAAGCTTGATGACGAGATGCCGGGCTTGGGGCAGGCGGGTTTCGGGTTCGATCGGGTCCTCCTGATCAATCCGCCCCTCAGCGTCTACCGCTCCGTGAAGGAAATCGATGCCATGCTGGTGCGCGGGCTGCCCGACGGGATCTATGGGCTGGATGCTTTCCTGAACCGGGCGGTCACCCGGCTGGCGGCATATCCGGGCGCCGACGCCCTCGATTTCCAGGATCCGGATCTCAAGATCGAGGCTTACCGGAGGCTCAGCCCCTCCGACGACCAGCTCGCCACGGCGATCGGCCTGGCCTTCCGGCTATCCGCGGCGAACCTTGTCTTCACTTCCGACGTGATGACCGGGGCCGGGTACATCTTCCCCCGGGATCTCCCGTTCCTGTCCACGACGCCCCTGTCGGAGTACCTGGCCGTGGCGCTTCGCACGAGCCTGCTCGATTACTTCGACGACATGCTGGCGGACACCTACCTGGACCGGGAGCCGGGACGCACGCGGCAGGATCTGCTCGACGGGACAAGCCTCTCCGCCATCGGGGAGTGGCTTTCGCACGAGGACAGGATCTGGCTGATGACGAACCGCGACGACGTGATCCTGGCGCCGGGCGACCTGGACGGACTCCTCCGGCTGTTCGGTCCGCGCGCCCGTATCTTCCCCAACGGCGGCCATATGGGAAACCTCCAGCACCGTGCCGTCGCCGCGTTCATGGCCGACTTCTTTTCCCGATGA
- a CDS encoding GntP family permease: MLDLVAVLLALGLLMYLAYRGVTLLILAPAMALLAALLTGGLPILGAYTQIFMTNTGAFIVSFFPLFMLGAIFGKLMDDTGSAKSLAGSVSAWLGPERAIVSVVLCCAVLTYGGVSAFVVAFAIIPVAAALFRAADIPKRLMPGALALGAFTFTMSALPGSPAIQNAIPMPFLGTTAFAAPGLGIITGLVMLLLGLAWLNRRAARARAAGEGYGAHADGVPGPDVAMREHAQGEGFDIAELSGDPAPGKPHRDGNLPPVALAVLPVVVVIVTNFAFIRIVIPMLDTAWLAEPLFGATTIESVRGVWAVIVALFFAILLLIAGNWRRLADLRASLDKGADASVLPIFNTASLVGFGAVIAALPVFDLISETVLGVGGGNPLMSVAVSVSVLSAMTGSASGGMSIALDSLGPTFVDLAHATGVSLDAMHRVTAVASGALDALPHNGAVITLLTVCKITHREAYGDIFIVACAIPMLALAVLIVLTNLLGSF; encoded by the coding sequence ATGCTCGATCTCGTCGCGGTCCTCCTGGCGCTTGGACTGCTCATGTACCTTGCGTATCGCGGGGTGACCTTGCTGATCCTGGCTCCGGCCATGGCGCTTCTCGCGGCGCTGCTGACCGGCGGGCTGCCGATCCTCGGGGCCTATACCCAGATCTTCATGACCAATACCGGCGCCTTCATCGTTTCGTTCTTCCCGCTGTTCATGCTGGGAGCCATCTTCGGCAAGCTGATGGACGATACCGGATCGGCGAAATCGCTCGCCGGATCGGTCAGCGCCTGGCTGGGGCCGGAGCGCGCCATCGTCTCGGTGGTGCTCTGCTGCGCCGTGCTGACCTATGGCGGCGTCTCGGCGTTCGTCGTCGCCTTCGCGATCATACCGGTGGCGGCCGCCCTTTTCCGCGCCGCCGATATTCCGAAGCGCCTGATGCCGGGGGCGCTGGCGCTCGGCGCGTTCACCTTCACCATGTCGGCCCTGCCGGGATCGCCGGCCATCCAGAACGCGATCCCCATGCCTTTCCTGGGCACCACGGCCTTCGCCGCCCCGGGGCTCGGGATCATCACCGGTCTCGTCATGCTGCTGCTCGGGCTGGCCTGGCTGAACCGCCGCGCCGCCCGGGCGCGGGCGGCGGGCGAGGGCTACGGCGCGCATGCCGACGGCGTGCCGGGACCGGACGTGGCGATGCGCGAGCACGCGCAGGGCGAGGGGTTCGACATCGCCGAACTGTCGGGGGACCCCGCGCCGGGGAAACCGCACCGGGACGGGAATTTGCCCCCGGTGGCGCTGGCGGTGCTGCCCGTCGTCGTGGTGATCGTGACCAACTTCGCCTTCATCCGGATCGTGATTCCGATGCTCGACACCGCGTGGCTCGCCGAACCCCTGTTCGGGGCCACGACGATCGAGAGCGTCCGGGGCGTCTGGGCGGTCATCGTGGCGCTGTTCTTCGCCATCCTCCTGCTCATCGCAGGCAACTGGCGCCGGCTGGCCGACCTGCGGGCGAGCCTGGACAAGGGTGCCGACGCTTCGGTCCTGCCGATCTTCAATACCGCGAGCCTCGTCGGATTCGGCGCGGTGATCGCAGCATTGCCGGTCTTCGACCTGATCAGCGAGACCGTCCTGGGGGTCGGCGGGGGCAACCCGCTGATGTCGGTGGCGGTCTCGGTCTCGGTCCTTTCCGCGATGACCGGCTCGGCCTCCGGCGGCATGAGCATCGCCCTCGACAGCCTGGGCCCGACTTTCGTCGACTTGGCGCACGCGACCGGCGTTTCCCTCGATGCGATGCATCGGGTGACGGCGGTCGCATCGGGCGCCCTTGATGCGCTGCCGCACAACGGCGCCGTCATCACCCTGCTCACCGTCTGCAAGATCACGCACCGGGAGGCTTACGGCGACATCTTCATCGTCGCTTGCGCCATTCCGATGCTCGCGCTGGCCGTCTTGATCGTCTTGACGAACCTTCTCGGCTCCTTCTGA